A region of Procambarus clarkii isolate CNS0578487 chromosome 93, FALCON_Pclarkii_2.0, whole genome shotgun sequence DNA encodes the following proteins:
- the LOC138359778 gene encoding uncharacterized protein: MAYAGGEGAAKPQYNIREDHVKEALKADKGSEAVLNFWQIKDLAEKGDNFSSSVTSVKVRFSLMGETSKVSYVVKICPPRSKMAQVAEFPLKMMKKENEFFQEILPKLNSELTSLGHHNLRMPKWFYTSLEENREMIFLEDLRDLGFEVFKDCKVGLDEAHTKLVLQELARLHAASLLLKAKMQILHEEPDSEKGLALAFKYINEDWTTLKEDEEAEQNSKCSVSLVEAEAFLAKDGGCEVARRWLDMHKNKPLDLVKSFLVRQTKFDVICHGDCWVNNLQFRYNKDGEPVEVMLLDLQLNRLASPATDINYLLYTSLHGDNRKTNWRNYLSSYYNTFRGVMESGGLGMLFTLEELHQEYRSKMEYGMLYGSMTVALLMRESPSSPGWMGGSKNFQTRFLALYGELIEQER, encoded by the exons A TGGCTTATGCAGGAGGCGAGGGCGCTGCCAAACCGCAGTACAACATCAGGGAGGATCATGTGAAGGAGGCCCTGAAGGCGGACAAGGGCAGCGAGGCCGTACTAAACTTCTGGCAAATTAAAGACCTTGCTGAGAAGGGCGACAACTTTTCTTCTTCAGTTACCAGCGTCAAAGTCCGGTTCTCCTTGATGGGGGAGACAAGCAAAGTGTCTTATGTGGTAAAAATATGCCCTCCAAGATCTAAAATGGCCCAAGTGGCAGAGTTTCCTTTAAAAATGATGAAGAAAGAAAATGAGTTTTTTCAGGAAATCCTTCCGAAACTCAACTCAGAGCTGACTTCCTTGGGGCACCATAACTTGAGAATGCCAAAGTGGTTCTACACATCATTAGAAGAGAACAGAGAGATGATCTTCTTAGAGGACCTCCGAGATCTGGGCTTTGAAGTGTTTAAAGACTGCAAGGTGGGCCTCGATGAGGCCCATACAAAACTGGTCCTGCAGGAGCTGGCCCGACTCCACGCTGCCTCTCTGCTGCTGAAAGCAAAGATGCAAATCTTGCATGAAGAACCTGACAGCGAGAAAGGCCTGGCTCTCGCTTTCAAGTACATTAATGAAGACTGGACCACTTTAAAGGAAGACGAAGAGGCGGAGCAGAATTCTAAGTGCTCGGTAAGTCTAGTGGAGGCGGAGGCCTTTTTGGCCAAAGATGGCGGCTGCGAGGTGGCGAGGCGATGGTTGGATATGCACAAGAACAAGCCCCTTGATCTTGTAAAGAGCTTTCTGGTCAGACAAACTAAGTTTGATGTAATATGTCATGGCGACTGCTGGGTTAACAACCTACAATTCAG GTACAATAAAGATGGAGAGCCGGTTGAAGTGATGCTCCTTGACCTCCAGCTGAACCGTCTGGCTTCCCCAGCCACCGACATAAACTACCTCCTCTACACCAGTCTCCACGGCGACAACAGGAAGACCAACTGGCGGAACTACCTCTCCTCCTACTACAACACCTTCAGAGGTGTGATGGAGTCCGGAGGTTTGGGCATGCTTTTCACCCTGGAAGAGCTCCATCAAGAGTACAGGAGCAAGATGGAGTACGGTATGCTGTATGGGTCCATGACGGTGGCGTTGTTGATGAGGGAGAGCCCCAGTTCCCCGGGCTGGATGGGGGGAAGTAAAAATTTTCAAACTCGGTTCCTCGCTTTGTATGGTGAACTAATTGAGCAAGAGCGATAA